The Quatrionicoccus australiensis nucleotide sequence GTGACCAGGCGCTTGCGCGGCGTCATGATCATCCGGACCTGCTGGTCCAGATTGGTTTCAAAACGTAGATCTCGGTTGGTAACGATACCGACCACCTTGCCGGCCTTGTCGATCACCGGCAGACCGGAAATCTTGTGCTGACGGGTGATCTCGATCACGTCGCGCACCGTCATCAGCGGCGAAACCGTGATCGGGTCGCGCAGGATGCCGGATTCAAAGCGCTTGACCTTGGCCACTTCGGCCGCCTGGGCCTTGGGAGAAAGGTTCTTGTGAATGATACCGATGCCGCCTTCCTGAGCCAAAGCAATGGCGAGACGACCTTCCGTCACGGTATCCATCGCAGCCGACAGCAGCGGCAGGTTCAGGGTGATATTGCGGGTCAGGCGTGTTGCCAGACTGACGTCGCGGGGCAGAATTTGGGAATGAGCGGGGACGAGCAGGACGTCGTCGAAAGTGAGGGCTTTTTGCAGCAGTCGCATGGCCTTTAGCCTTTAATCCAAGGTCACAAAATCGTATTATACAGAAAACCAACGGAAACCCAGACCACCATGAAATCTCCGCTCATTTTTGCCCTTTGCGTCATGTCGACCGTTGCCGCCGTTTCTGCCCAGGCCCAGACCTATCAGTGGAAGGACAAGAACGGGCGCACCGTGATCTCCGATACGCCGCCACCAGCCTCAGCCAGATCAACACAAATCGGCGAAGCTGTACCGCCAGTTACTACGCCTATACCAGACACCAGCAAATCAGCCACCCCTCCCCAAACCTCGGCAGACAAGGATCTTGACTTCAAGAAGCGACAAAAGGAAGCCAAGGAGAAAGCCGACAAGGATGCCAAGGACCAGGCCGCCGCGGCAGAAAAGCGCGAGGTCTGTGATCGTGCCCGGCGCAATCTCGCCGCCCTTGAGTCAGGCCAGACCCTGGCCACGCCGGACGAGAGCGGTCAGCGCCAAGTCCTCGACAACAGTCTGCGCGAACAGGAAATCGAACGGGCAAGAAAAATTATGGCAGAAACCTGCAACAAGTAATCTGCCGCTAACAATAAACGGTCAGGCTTCAGGGGCGTCGGCATCACCGGCGCCTTTTTTCATGATCTTGCCTTCGGCGGCGCGCTGCTTGCGCACTTCTTTCGGGTCGGCAATCAGCGGCCGGTAGATTTCGACACGATCACGATCGCGCAAGATACTGTCGAGCTTGGAAAGCTTGGCGAAGACACCGAACTTGTTTTTCTTGAGATCGATTTCCGGATGCTTGACGAGCAGACCGGAGGCTTCCAGCGCCTGCAGCAGGGTGGCGCCTTGCGGCAACTTGACGCCGACCAGCGCCTGTTTGTCGGCAAGTGCATAGCACACCTCGACATTGATCATTTCAGCCATGGCTGGCTCCATAAACCTGGGTAGCGCGACGCACGAAGGCATCCACGAAAGTATTGGCGATATGGCTGAACACCGGCCCGATCACCTTTTCAAAAAGCTTGCTGGAAAACTCGTAATGCAACTGGAACTCGATCTTGCAGGCGTTCTCGGCCAAGGCCCTGAAATGCCATGAACCCTCCAGCCGGCGAAACGGACCATCAACCAGCCGGATCTTCATCACCGCAGGGAACTCCTTGTCGTTTTCCGTCGTGAAGCAGGATTTGACCGAGTGGTAATTGATATGCAGGGTCGCCACCGTTTTCTGCGCATCACGAAACTTGACTTCGGTCTGGCTGCACCAGGGCAAAAAGGCCGGATAATCCTCGCAACGATCCACCAACTCGAACATGCGGGTCGCGGATTGTTCAATCAGTACTGTTTTTTCGACCAGAGCCATGCGGCAGCTACGTTCCTGTATCCTGTAAAATGGCGATTTTAATGGATCACTGGCAGCATGAGCATCACGGTCAACAAAAAAGCCTTCCACGAGTATTTCGTCGAAGAGAAGCACGAAGCCGGCATTGCCCTCGAGGGATGGGAGGTCAAGGCGATTCGTGCCGGCCGGATGAACATCAAGGAATCCTACGTCATCATCAAGAATGGCGAGATCTTCCTGATCGGCATGCACATCACGCCGCTACCCAGCGCCTCGACCCACGTCCACCCCGATCCGACCCGCACGCGCAAACTGCTGCTGCACCGTACCGAGATCGCCAAGCTGATCGGCAAGGTGGAACGTGCCGGCTACACGTTGATCCCGCTCGACCTGCACTACAGCAAGGATCGCATCAAGCTCGAGGTCGGCCTGGCCAAGGGCAAGAAACAGCACGACAAGCGCCAGGACGAAGCAGAAAAGGATTCCAAGCGCGAAGCCCAGCGCGCGATGAAGGAACGCCTGCACTAAGGTGAGCATGGACGCCCTGCTCTACTGGGTCGGCCTGGCCGCCGTGGCAGTCAATGCCCTGACCGGCGTCCTCGACGCAGGCCGCAAGCAGATGGACCTGGTCGGCGCCCTGCTGGTCGGTGTTGCCACGGCACTCGGCGGCGGCACCATTCGCGACCTGCTGCTCGACCGCAACGTATTCTGGGTGGCCGACCAGACCTACCTGATTGCCGCACTCGGCACCGGTTTTGCCACCTTTTTCCTGGCCCGGCGCCTGCCGCTGCATCCGCGCTTTTTCCTGATTCCCGATGCAATCGGCCTCGCCTTGTTCACCGTCGTCGGCACGCAAGTCGCGCTGCAGTGGCACACGCCCTGGCTGGTCGCCAGCCTGATGGGCGTCACGACCGGCGTGGTCGGCGGCGTCTTGCGCGACATCCTGTGCAACGACGTGCCTCTGGTTTTTCTCAAGGGCGAGCTCTATGCCAGCGCGGCCTGGATCGGTGCATTGACGCTGATCGGCCTGCAGGCGCTGGATATTCATGCGGTGAACGCGAGCTGGATCGCAATGGCCGTGGTTCTGGCATTGCGCCTCGCTGCCATGCGCTACCACCTGACCTTGCCGGCCTTCCGTCAGAAACTGGAAAACGCCGACTAAACCGCGGCTAGGCCATCCAGGTTGACGCTGAAGCTGCGCGTCGCATGCACGCCGCTGATTTTGCGCGGCGCCAGTACCTCGGCCCGTTCCAGCTTCTTGATGATGCGCGAGATGGTCTCGAAACGCAGGTCGGTGATGTCAGCCATATCCTGCCGTGCCGGCAGAACGACACTGCCGGAAGCATCGGCAAGCAGGCGAATCAGGTTGACGACGCGGGCGAGCGCCTCGCCGCCGCGCAAGGCCACGACATCGGCGGCGCGCTTCTGGGCGATGGCCAGCGACTGAAGCAAGGACTCGCCGGCCGCCACCTCCCCCTCCGGCCAGGGCGAAAGATCACATTGCGTCAGCGCCGAAGCACTGAAAGTGTAGGCACCGAACAGCAGGGATTCGCAACCGATGATGTCGCCGGCAATCGCCAGGCTGGCAAAGCTGGACTCCCCGGAAGCGGCGAGCGCATCAAGCCGGACCACGCCGCTCCGTACCCGCCAGGCCAACCCGTCGCAACCGGAACGATAGATCGCCTCACCGGAAGCGCAGGCACGCGCGGCGCGAGTCGGAATACTCTTGTTACGGTCGACCAGTGAAAACAGGCCCATTTCGAACCTCATCGATAAGCAGAGAATGACGCGACAGAAGTGCGGGAGAAAACAGCGCGCCGAGCTTAGCGGCGAATAGCGCGGACGGGAATGCGGCAAATTGCCGCAGCACCAACAAAAAAGGCTGCTTTCAACCCGGGGTCCGGATGAAAAACAGCCTTGCTTGCTGATGCTGGCGGAGTGGACGGGACTCGAACCCGCGACCCCCGGCGTGACAGGCCGGTATTCTAACCAACTGAACTACCACTCCGCGGCGAATCGCCCGTTTTGCAGCCGGCGACTCGAAGCGGGGCACATAGTAGCACAGACTTAGCTGTCCGCCGCCGGGCACAGCGAATACAATAGCCGCCCTCGTCGCCGCTTCCCTTTACGTGCAGGAGCGGTGCCCCATCCCGACAGATATCAGCGAAGAACATGAGCAAAAAAGAGACCTCCAGCCCGGCCAAGGACGGCATTTCCCCGATGATGCGCCAGTACATGGGCCTCAAGGCGGCACACGCCCAGGACAAGCTGATGTTCTACCGGATGGGTGACTTCTACGAACTGTTCTTCGAGGATGCCGAAAAGGCGGCCCGCCTGCTCGACATCACACTGACGACGCGCGGCCAGTCGGCCGGGCAGCCGATCAAGATGTGCGGCGTGCCTTTCCACGCCGCCGAACAATACCTCGCCCGCCTGGTCAAGATGGGCGAATCGGTGGTGATCTGCGAGCAGATCGGTGACCCCGCGACCAGCAAGGGCCCGGTCGAGCGCGCCGTGGCGCGCATCGTCACGCCCGGCACGCTGACCGATGCGGCGTTGCTTGACGATCGCCGCGACAGCTGGCTGCTGGCGCTGTGCGTGCACCGCAACACCGTCGGCCTGGCCCGTCTCAACCTGGCGAGCGGCGAATTCATTCTGACCGAAACCGGCAACGAGCAACTGGCGGCAACGCTGGAACGCATCCGCCCGGCGGAAATTCTTTACCCGGAAAGCTGGGTCCCGGACGTGCCGCTCGAAGGTGCCCGCACCCGCCAGCCGGACTGGTATTTCGAGGTCGACTCGGCGAAGCGCCTGCTCTGCGATCATTTCAAGGTCGCCTCGCTGGCCGGCTTCGGCGCCGAAGGCCTGCGCCCGGCCGTGGCCGCGGCCGGTGCCCTGCTGCAATACGCGCAGACGACGCAGGCCGGCAATTTGCCGCATTTGCGGGCGTTGACCGTTGAGCTCGAAGGCGCCTACCTCGGCCTCGACACCGCCACCCGGCGCAACCTGGAACTGACCGAAACCCTGCGCGGCCAGCCTTCGCCGACGCTTTTTTCGCTGCTCGACAATTGCGTCACCAGCATGGGTGCCCGCCTGCTGCGCCACACCCTGCATCATCCGCTGCGCGAACGGGCAATTCCCGCCGCCCGCCATGCCGCCGTCGAGGGTCTGCTCGAGGATTACGGCCGGATCGCCGGCGAGGTGCGCCGCGAACTGCGCGGTATCGGCGACATCGAGCGCATCGCCGGCCGCATCGCGTTGAAGAATGCCCGGCCGCGCGACCTCGCCAGCCTGCGCGACTCGCTGGCCCGCCTGCCGGCACTGCGCGCACCGCTCGTCGAACAGCCTTCGCCACTACTGCAACAGCTTTGCCACGAAATGCAGACGCCGGCCGCGGCGCTCGATCTACTGATCCGCTCGATCGCCGCCGAGCCGGCTGCCCAGATTCGCGACGGCGGCGCCATCGCGCCGGGCTACGACGCCGAACTCGACGAACTGCGCTCGCTCAACGACAACTGCGGCGCCTTTCTCGTCGACATGGAAGTGCGCGAGCGTGAACGTACCGGCATCAACAGCCTCAAGGTCGAATTCAACAAGGTGCATGGCTTCTACATTGAAGTCACCCACGCCAATACCGACAAGATTCCCGACGACTACCGCCGGCGCCAGACGCTGAAGAATGCCGAGCGCTACATCACGCCGGAACTGAAGGCTTTCGAAGACAAGGCGCTGTCCGCCCAGGAACGCTCGCTGGCCCGCGAGAAGCTGCTCTACGAGGGCATCCTCAACGAACTCGCACCGGCCATCCCGACCTTGCAGGTCATCGCCGGCGCCGTTGCCCAGCTCGACCTGCTGGCCGGCTTTGCCGACACGGCTTTGAAGCGCAACTGGAGCCGCCCGGAATTTGCCGATGAAATCGGGTTGACCGTGCAGGCCGGGCGCCACCCGGTGGTCGAGGCGGAAATGGCCAACAGCGCCGACACCTTCATCGCCAACGACGTGCTGCTTGCCGAAAACCGCCGCCTGCTGCTCATCACCGGCCCCAACATGGGCGGTAAATCGACCTACATGCGGCAGACGGCGCTGATCGCCCTGCTCGCCCACATCGGCTGCTACGTGCCGGCCGAACGTGTCGTGCTCGGACCGCTCGACCGCATCTTCACGCGCATCGGCGCTTCCGACGACCTGGCTTCCGGGCGTTCGACCTTCATGGTCGAAATGACCGAAGCCGCGGCCATCCTGCACCACGCCACCGCCAACAGCCTGGTGCTGATGGACGAGATCGGGCGCGGCACCTCGACCTTTGACGGCATGTCGCTGGCCTTCGCGATCCTGCGCCACCTGATCGACAAGAACCGCTGCCTGACGCTGTTCGCCACGCATTATTTCGAGATGACGCGGCTCTCGCACGAATACAGCGAACTGGCCAACGTGCACCTCGACGCCGTCGAGCACAACGACCGCATCGTCTTCATGCACTCGGTCGAGGAAGGCCCGGCCAACCAGAGTTATGGGATCCAGGTCGCGGCCCTGGCCGGCATCCCGAATGCCGTGGTGCGCGCCGCCCGCAAGCAGTTGCGCGAATTCGAGCAGCGCGCGACGGTCGACCCGCTGCAACCGGATCTTTTCGCTCAGGGCGAGCCTGAGCCATTTGAAGCGGAGCCGCATCCGGTGCTCGAACAACTCTCCGGCATCGATCCCGACAGCCTGACGCCGCGCGAGGCGCTCGACGCCTTGTACGCCCTGAAGAAGCTGCTCAAGTGAAAATCTGGCTGGCCGCCTTGCTGCTTGCCGCAAGCACTGCGGCACCAGCCGAGATCTACCGCTTCGGCCTGATCGGCGATGTCCCCTACTCCGATTACGAACGCCGCGAATTGCCGAAAATGCTTGATGCCATCGTCGACAGCCATGTCGATTTCGTGGCTCACATCGGCGACATCAAGCACGGCAAGGATCGTTGCGACGACAGCCTGTTCGAGGATCGCTACAAGCTGTTCAATGCGGTACGTGTTCCCTTCGTTTTCGTCCCCGGCGACAACGAATGGACCGACTGCAATCGTTCGTCGAACGGTGCCTACGATCCGCTGGAACGTCTCGGCAAATTGCGCAGCCTGTTCTGGAAGGGCGATTTTTCCCTGGGACAGAAAAAGCTGCGCCTGGAAAAACAGTCAGGCAGCTACCCGGAACACTCGCGTTTCCGGCTTGGGCCGGTACTCTTCGTGACCCTGAACATTCCCGGCGGCAACAACAACTTCGGCCTCGGCAAACAGGCCTCGGCGGAATTCCAGGCGCGTAATCCGGTCGTCCTGAAATGGCTGCAGGACAGCTTCGCCTTGGCCCGTCGCGACAAACTGGCCGGCATCGTGCTGTTTTTCCAGGCCGATCCTGCCTGGAAAAACTTTGCCCAGGGCCTGGCGCATGAAGGCTACCGCGAATTTCTCACCATTCTGCGCGCGGAAACCATCGCGTTTCGCGGTCAGGTCGTCGCCGTGCATGGCGACACCCAC carries:
- a CDS encoding RnfH family protein, which gives rise to MAEMINVEVCYALADKQALVGVKLPQGATLLQALEASGLLVKHPEIDLKKNKFGVFAKLSKLDSILRDRDRVEIYRPLIADPKEVRKQRAAEGKIMKKGAGDADAPEA
- a CDS encoding DUF4124 domain-containing protein, producing MKSPLIFALCVMSTVAAVSAQAQTYQWKDKNGRTVISDTPPPASARSTQIGEAVPPVTTPIPDTSKSATPPQTSADKDLDFKKRQKEAKEKADKDAKDQAAAAEKREVCDRARRNLAALESGQTLATPDESGQRQVLDNSLREQEIERARKIMAETCNK
- the mutS gene encoding DNA mismatch repair protein MutS produces the protein MSKKETSSPAKDGISPMMRQYMGLKAAHAQDKLMFYRMGDFYELFFEDAEKAARLLDITLTTRGQSAGQPIKMCGVPFHAAEQYLARLVKMGESVVICEQIGDPATSKGPVERAVARIVTPGTLTDAALLDDRRDSWLLALCVHRNTVGLARLNLASGEFILTETGNEQLAATLERIRPAEILYPESWVPDVPLEGARTRQPDWYFEVDSAKRLLCDHFKVASLAGFGAEGLRPAVAAAGALLQYAQTTQAGNLPHLRALTVELEGAYLGLDTATRRNLELTETLRGQPSPTLFSLLDNCVTSMGARLLRHTLHHPLRERAIPAARHAAVEGLLEDYGRIAGEVRRELRGIGDIERIAGRIALKNARPRDLASLRDSLARLPALRAPLVEQPSPLLQQLCHEMQTPAAALDLLIRSIAAEPAAQIRDGGAIAPGYDAELDELRSLNDNCGAFLVDMEVRERERTGINSLKVEFNKVHGFYIEVTHANTDKIPDDYRRRQTLKNAERYITPELKAFEDKALSAQERSLAREKLLYEGILNELAPAIPTLQVIAGAVAQLDLLAGFADTALKRNWSRPEFADEIGLTVQAGRHPVVEAEMANSADTFIANDVLLAENRRLLLITGPNMGGKSTYMRQTALIALLAHIGCYVPAERVVLGPLDRIFTRIGASDDLASGRSTFMVEMTEAAAILHHATANSLVLMDEIGRGTSTFDGMSLAFAILRHLIDKNRCLTLFATHYFEMTRLSHEYSELANVHLDAVEHNDRIVFMHSVEEGPANQSYGIQVAALAGIPNAVVRAARKQLREFEQRATVDPLQPDLFAQGEPEPFEAEPHPVLEQLSGIDPDSLTPREALDALYALKKLLK
- a CDS encoding Crp/Fnr family transcriptional regulator yields the protein MGLFSLVDRNKSIPTRAARACASGEAIYRSGCDGLAWRVRSGVVRLDALAASGESSFASLAIAGDIIGCESLLFGAYTFSASALTQCDLSPWPEGEVAAGESLLQSLAIAQKRAADVVALRGGEALARVVNLIRLLADASGSVVLPARQDMADITDLRFETISRIIKKLERAEVLAPRKISGVHATRSFSVNLDGLAAV
- the smpB gene encoding SsrA-binding protein SmpB, coding for MSITVNKKAFHEYFVEEKHEAGIALEGWEVKAIRAGRMNIKESYVIIKNGEIFLIGMHITPLPSASTHVHPDPTRTRKLLLHRTEIAKLIGKVERAGYTLIPLDLHYSKDRIKLEVGLAKGKKQHDKRQDEAEKDSKREAQRAMKERLH
- a CDS encoding type II toxin-antitoxin system RatA family toxin gives rise to the protein MALVEKTVLIEQSATRMFELVDRCEDYPAFLPWCSQTEVKFRDAQKTVATLHINYHSVKSCFTTENDKEFPAVMKIRLVDGPFRRLEGSWHFRALAENACKIEFQLHYEFSSKLFEKVIGPVFSHIANTFVDAFVRRATQVYGASHG
- a CDS encoding metallophosphoesterase — protein: MKIWLAALLLAASTAAPAEIYRFGLIGDVPYSDYERRELPKMLDAIVDSHVDFVAHIGDIKHGKDRCDDSLFEDRYKLFNAVRVPFVFVPGDNEWTDCNRSSNGAYDPLERLGKLRSLFWKGDFSLGQKKLRLEKQSGSYPEHSRFRLGPVLFVTLNIPGGNNNFGLGKQASAEFQARNPVVLKWLQDSFALARRDKLAGIVLFFQADPAWKNFAQGLAHEGYREFLTILRAETIAFRGQVVAVHGDTHMSHIDQPLRDGDGKTLANFTRVETFGYPVMGWTRGIIDTDSPTLFRFEAQAWTSQK
- a CDS encoding trimeric intracellular cation channel family protein is translated as MDALLYWVGLAAVAVNALTGVLDAGRKQMDLVGALLVGVATALGGGTIRDLLLDRNVFWVADQTYLIAALGTGFATFFLARRLPLHPRFFLIPDAIGLALFTVVGTQVALQWHTPWLVASLMGVTTGVVGGVLRDILCNDVPLVFLKGELYASAAWIGALTLIGLQALDIHAVNASWIAMAVVLALRLAAMRYHLTLPAFRQKLENAD